A segment of the Phoenix dactylifera cultivar Barhee BC4 chromosome 15, palm_55x_up_171113_PBpolish2nd_filt_p, whole genome shotgun sequence genome:
GGTAAGAGATGCTCTTAAAGCGTTGATAAAGTGTGTACTTTAAAGAAACAACAACAGAAAGCAAAGAGATGCTTGTGCCAAGCTCAAGCCCTTTCATGCTTGCTCGGCGAGTAGGCCTCGTCTCTATGCCTTGCAGTGTTCCATATTGCTAGGTGAGGGTTAATGTAATTCAACAGAAAATACAAATGTTTTGCATTATTTTCCTTCCATATTCTACTATGATTATGGGCTAGACAAAACACATTGTCCGTGATGTTTTGAGTTTTGACCATTAAGGGAGGAACCTGCTGATCCCAGTTGGCAAGCAAAGATGTCTCTAAGTGAATTCAAAAGTGGCTGTGTATTGCTCCAAACTGGATATTATTTACTAATCATTCAATTGATCGCATGCTTTAGTTTGTCAAATATTGCAAATAGGCATAGGTTGCATGCATGGAAAAAACATCTCTGATCAGACTGCCATTACACTGCTAGTTGCTAGGGAATTCTTCGACCTTGTTTACTTTCCAGCAGTTTAAGCATCCGATTCCATCGAACACCAATTGTTTGGCTCATGCAGAATAACTACGTCTTCATCATATATCTTATTCTCTTGCTCGCCTATATAATCAAGACCTGAGAAGATTCTCTTTCATAATAGAATTACTTAAATAACCTAGGGCATGATAAGGTGTCATACAAACCACCAGTAATAGTTAAGGGCACCAAGTGATGAAAATATCAGAAGGTTAGCCTTAGATGTCAAAAGCTTGCTTTGTCTGATGGCATAAAAGCTCAAGGGGAAGAAAGGGTCTCCTTGCCCTCAAGAGAGCGGCATGAGGAGGACTACCTACACTGAGAAGCTAGCTGCCATTGCCTTAGGGCTACTTGCTGTACTTTCACCATTGTACATCGATCGAAAGCCCCCCGTCGAGCCTGAATATGACGACGGCTATGGGAGTTTGGCCATGTGGCTGCCTTTTGTGCTCAtagtgttgattgtggtcatcaaCTTCACATGTTTCTTGGACCGGAGGTTCACGAGGTTCGACCCCTACTGGATACATAGAGTGGGAGGCTCTTCATGTGGGATCATAGCTATTCTGTTGGTGCTTGGATTTGTCTTGAAATGCAAGGCCTCTCTCAAGAGCTGATCTCAGGTTACTTGCATGGATGTCCTTCGATCAAAGCCAAATTGTGAGAATATAAGGCTGGTCAGTTTTCCTTACTGAAATTGTTCCATGTCGAGATGTAATTTAACCTCCTAGTTGTGGCATTACAAGTGTATTTTGAGACTTGGGATCTGAGTTGATGTTGTTAACTCTTTCAGTCTATGTTCCACATGTTATCTATGGGTGAGAAAGTGGGTTGGTGGGATCAATGAAATTTAACCAATAGTAGTGGCAAATACAACTCTCAGCTTAAGTAGAACCACTATACACTGTTATTAATGAAGTTTCCCTATTGTGCCTTCTTCTTATCAGATGTAAATATCAAACTGCAAGGTCAGGCAATATTAGGTATGCTTCTTGATAATTTGAGTATTGATTAAAAATTTCTTGGCCTCCAATCCTTGGCCCTGACCCACAAATTCTTTCATCAGCCAATGGATCTTGACGTAGTATGTTTGTTTAAATTCAGCTTGAATACGATCTCATGGGGTCTCCTTAGTGGTAGTTGTACAAATCCAGCTTGAATACAAACCCAAGCAAACTTTTCAGCGGCCGTTTGGATTCTCATTTCTCTCACGAACTGCCAAATAATCAGCAGCTTGATTGTCTCTTTAAAGAGTAACAGATCATTAGCTTGATTCTCATTTCATAATAGGAAGTGTCCAAACACCTGGTTTAACAAATCTGTATTTCAGATAATCTTCTTGCATGTATAATGCATCCATGTTAGAGAAGCATGTGTGGGAGGAAACTGCATTGGCTCAAgaaattaggttcaatttatCAAGATGGATAAAAACTCGGCACTCGATTTACGTATTTGAGAGCTGAATTGAAATTTTTACCTCATTCTTAGAGAGAGAGTCTTCGCAAAAGGCCGATAACTTTGTAATGCAGTTTGTGGGAACAAGTCTAAAATCCAAGCTAGCATCTAATtattcatttgatgattggacaAAGTGATCCTGTGTTGTCTTACTTCTGACCAATTCATGTCATTCCTACATGATATGGGAATGGTCGACCCTACGGCATTATAGTTTCCTCTGAAGGATGCATATTTATATATTGCAGTCAGACCTTGAGACGCTGAGCAACCCAACAAAACAAAATTCATGCTTTATCTCGACTCCGGTGATGTCTGGCGTGACAGTGACAAAATGCTTTAACTTTGAAGAAAGAAAAGTGGATGAGAGGGCCGTGGCACTCGACGGTGGTTGGGGGCTCGTTTTTATAGAGGAGCCCCTAGGATCCCCACGACCCTGTAATTCCTCATCCTAGCCGAAATCgccggagagagaggagaaagacTCTCCCCCTCCTCGCGCCCAGCTTGGGCTGGTCGAATGGACTGGGCTAGACGGGCCTTCATAcgaagaaacaaagaaacatcAAATAACAGCTCAGTTCGCCGCAACCACTAGGGCATGCATGTGCCACGTTAGCCAAAACTTGTGATGATTCATTGAACTGCAAGATAACTTGACGAAGGGTTGCACAATTTCTTGGCAAATTGCATCATGCATGGTAGATTAATCGAATAGTTTTGAAGTGGCGGCCATATGCTAATGTGTTTATTTGTCGAATTTTGTTCGTGAATGTTCATAAATAGATACCTCATTTGCTTAAATAATTATTGCATCGACATTAGGTAAAAGAGATTGTGCATTTTATCTGATTTCAATTATACTCTTCGCATTTGCTGATCAGATAAATGCAACTTTTCTCGGATGAATAAAATGCCTTTCAGGCTTCCTGGTGtccaaatgcataaataaacatGGGAAAAGCAGCCCATCACATCATCATCACCAAGATCTTTTGGAGAGCCACCTGTTAGCGGTTGCTCGATctctcctcgcgctcttctatTACAGAAGCTCTCTCCCTCATCACACCATCACCAAGATGTCTTGCTCTCTCTACCACTACTCCCATGGGGAAGGGCGTTGCCACCTTTGTCGCATTCCATCTCCCCAGCCTCCGGCCACCGGATCAACTTCTTGTTCTCTTTCCTCTTCATCCGTTTCATAGTTCCGTTCATGTTCCTCCTCGTCAAATTCATCCATCATCATCCAACGCAACCGCTGCTCTTCGGTCCTCGAGTCTAACCAAGTCgatcatctatatatatgaCTCTTCCCCTGATATTAAAGCTAGGTCTTGTGAATCTGGTAGCTGGCCaatatgcatgcatgcttggAGGAGCTGGCGGAAGGAGATCGAAGAGGTTCGCGTGCTGCCGCGGCGCAGCCTCTCGTACCACACCAGGCATGCATCGAGCAGCGGCTGCAGAGATCTGCCCTCTCCGCGGGACCGCGTGATTGGGACAAGAGAAGGGAGGTCGATGACCAACAACCACGGTGAGAACGACAACGGGCAATAGCAGTGGCATGCACGTAATGCGACTGGCAATTAACAGCTCTCTCCATGCGTTCCGTTCTAGTAAAGTGCTCTAGGTTATAGCTCttgctgctttttttttctctcctagtCTGTTTCATTGTACTGGTGATTGTCTTGGTGCAAGTATTATGTGGTGATTAGCAAGTGATAAAGGTTAAGCGATTCTCTGATTCATTAATCTGCATGATGTTTTGGCTAGCCATGGACTACAAGTCTTGTTTAAAGTTGATGCTGATTGGCTCCAAAGGGAGAAAACTGGGGGAAAAAGATAAAAG
Coding sequences within it:
- the LOC103716287 gene encoding uncharacterized protein LOC103716287, giving the protein MRRTTYTEKLAAIALGLLAVLSPLYIDRKPPVEPEYDDGYGSLAMWLPFVLIVLIVVINFTCFLDRRFTRFDPYWIHRVGGSSCGIIAILLVLGFVLKCKASLKS